Proteins encoded within one genomic window of Gadus chalcogrammus isolate NIFS_2021 chromosome 6, NIFS_Gcha_1.0, whole genome shotgun sequence:
- the LOC130384977 gene encoding MOB kinase activator 1A: MSFLFGSRSSKTFKPKKNIPEGSHQYELLKHAEATLGSGNLRQAVMLPEGEDLNEWIAVNTVDFFNQINMLYGTITEFCSETSCSVMSAGPRYEYHWADGTNIKKPIKCSAPKYIDYLMTWVQDQLDDETLFPSKIGVPFPKNFMSVAKTILKRLFRVYAHIYHQHFDSVMQLQEEAHLNTSFKHFIFFVQEFNLIDRRELAPLQDLIEKLGSKDR, from the exons ATGAGCTTCTTGTT TGGCAGTCGCTCGTCCAAAACCTTCAAGCCCAAGAAGAACATCCCAGAGGGCTCGCACCAGTACGAGCTGCTGAAACACGCCGAGGCCACGCTGGGCAGCGGGAACCTGCGGCAGGCCGTCATGCTGCCGGAGGGGGAGGACCTTAATGAGTGGATCGCCGTCAACA CGGTGGATTTTTTTAACCAGATCAACATGCTCTATGGAACAATCACAGAGTTCTGCAGTGAAACCAGCTGCTCTGTCATGTCTGCTGGTCCTAG GTATGAGTACCACTGGGCCGACGGCACCAACATCAAGAAGCCCATCAAGTGCTCGGCCCCGAAGTACATCGACTACCTGATGACCTGGGTCCAGGACCAGCTGGACGACGAGACCCTCTTCCCCTCCAAGATCG GAGTCCCCTTCCCCAAGAACTTCATGTCCGTTGCCAAGACGATCCTGAAGCGTCTGTTCCGGGTTTACGCCCACATCTACCACCAGCACTTCGACTCTGTGATGCAGCTGCAGGAGGAGGCCCATCTCAACACCTCCTTCAAGCATTTCATCTTCTTCGTCCAG gAGTTCAACCTTATCGACCGGCGAGAGCTGGCTCCTCTTCAGGACCTGATCGAGAAGCTGGGATCCAAggacagatga
- the LOC130384105 gene encoding bifunctional methylenetetrahydrofolate dehydrogenase/cyclohydrolase, mitochondrial-like codes for MATLRALRKLCQHSQQQLCSLHTSAIRQEAVVISGRKLARQIREEARVDVDNWVSSGHRRPHLSVVLVGDNPASHSYVLNKTRSAADVGISSETILKSSSTSEEELLDLIYKLNTDHQVDGLLIQLPLPDHIDERRICNAVSPSKDVDGFHVVNVGRMCLDQSTMLPATPWGVMEIIKRTGIPTLGKNVLVAGRSKNVGMPIAMLLHTDGRHERPGGDATVTITHRYTPIDQLRQHTKIADIIVAAAGIPNLITADMIKEGAAVIDVGINRVLDPETGKSRLVGDVDFEGVRQKASFITPVPGGVGPMTVAMLMKNTIKAAKNVLLYPPERVRMAALS; via the exons ATGGCAACCTTAAGAGCTCTACGTAAACTGTGTCAGCACTCACAGCAACAGTTGTGCAGTCTGCACACGTCCGCCATCAG ACAGGAGGCTGTAGTCATCTCGGGGAGAAAGCTAGCACGACAGATCCGTGAGGAGGCCCGGGTCGACGTGGATAACTGGGTGTCGTCCGGCCACAGGAGGCCCCACCTCAGCGTTGTGCTGGTGGGGGACAACCCCGCCAGTCACTCCTACGTCCTAAACAAGACACGCTCGGCCGCCGATGTCG GAATCAGCAGCGAGACCATCCTAAAGTCCTCAAGCACCAGCGAAGAAGAGCTGCTGGATTTAATTTATAAACTCAACACGGACCATCAGGTCGACGGCCTCCTGATCCAGCTACCTCTGCCAG ATCACATCGACGAACGCAGAATCTGCAACGCCGTGTCCCCCAGCAAGGATGTGGACGGTTTCCATGTGGTCAACGTGGGCCGCATGTGCCTGGACCAGTCCACCATGCTGCCCGCCACTCCCTGGGGGGTCATGGAGATCATCAAACGCACAG GTATTCCTACCCTTGGAAAGAATGTTCTGGTCGCCGGCCGCTCCAAAAACGTGGGCATGCCGATCGCCATGCTGCTGCACACGGACGGGCGGCATGAGAGGCCTGGCG GAGACGCCACCGTTACCATCACTCACCGCTACACTCCTATAGACCAGCTCCGGCAGCACACTAAGATTGCTGACATCATCGTTGccgcagcag GGATTCCAAACCTGATCACGGCGGACATGATCAAAGAAGGAGCGGCTGTCATCGACGTTGGGATCAACAGAGTGCTGGACCCCGAGACGGGCAAGAGCCGGCTGGTGGGAGACGTGGACTTTGAAG GTGTTCGACAGAAGGCAAGCTTCATCACCCCGGTGCCCGGGGGGGTTGGCCCCATGACGGTGGCCATGCTCATGAAGAACACCATCAAGGCGGCCAAGAATGTGCTGCTGTACCCCCCCGAGAGGGTCCGCATGGCCGCCCTGTCATAG
- the LOC130384027 gene encoding ADP-ribosylation factor-like protein 6-interacting protein 4 has translation MDRGSIEQLAEGSSIPGRKRKEDKKKSRKRSSSSSSSSSSSSSRSRSPKSSKSTSRKSQDTKTKKKRKRSSSSSSSSSSSSSSTSSDEKAKRKKKKAKKRKLKKEKAKLKKLKKKEKKKEKKLAKKLAKKTDPPIPPPPVAVEVVPSFLETWQSDDAAAELGPVMTDEQKARLSTKRPLTKEEYEARQSIIRRVVDHESGRTRLVRGEGEIIEEMVTKEKHKEINKQSTKGDGNAFQKKMGLNR, from the exons ATGGACCGCGGTTCGATTGAACAGCTGGCAGAAGGATCTTCCATCcccgggaggaagaggaaagaagacaaaaagaagagcaggaagaggtcctcttcctcgtcgtcctcctcatcCAGTTCCTCCAGCCGAAGCCGGAGTCCTAAATCCTCCAAATCGACTTCTCGCAAAAGCCAAG ATACTAAaaccaaaaagaaaagaaaacgaaGTTCCTCGTCATCCTCGTCGTCCagttcatcatcctcctcaacTTCAAGTGATGAAAAAGCGAAGCGGAAGAAAAAGAAGGCGAAAAAGAGGAAgctgaaaaaagaaaaggcaaagctcaaaaagctaaagaagaaggagaagaagaaggaaaagaaaTTGGCCAAAAAATTGGCCAAGAAGACGGATCCTCCCATCCCGCCCCCAccggtggcggtggaggtggtccCGTCCTTCCTTGAGACCTGGCAGAGCGACGACGCAGCGGCGGAACTCGGGCCTG TGATGACGGATGAGCAGAAGGCCCGGCTGTCCACAAAGAGGCCCCTGACCAAGGAGGAGTACGAGGCCCGACAGAGCATCATCCGCAGGGTGGTGGACCACGAGTCAGGGCGCACCAG ACTggtgaggggagaaggggagatcATCGAGGAGATGGTCACTAAGGAGAAACACAAAGAGATCAATAAG CAATCGACCAAGGGAGACGGAAACGCCTTCCAGAAGAAGATGGGCCTCAACAGGTAG